From the genome of Ignavibacteriales bacterium, one region includes:
- a CDS encoding inositol monophosphatase — protein MIKDILEIAGVAGEIVRNGFGKNFQVEYKTNEKNLVTEIDKKSEIAIMDFISRKYPTHNILTEESGEHKKYSDYLWVIDPIDGTTNFAHGLPIFSVSIGVMKKNEIIAGVVYDVMQNIFYSAEKGSGTFANDKKIKVSDNYNIGLGVLVTGFPYDVADNPDKAFERFESLTKQARAVRRLGSAAIDFCYVARGVFDGFWEVSLQPWDICAGKLLVEEAGGLVTDFSGNEIDIFTSQILASNKKIHQQMIDGLKI, from the coding sequence TTAGAGATAGCAGGTGTAGCAGGTGAAATTGTTCGTAATGGTTTTGGAAAAAATTTTCAGGTTGAATATAAAACGAATGAAAAAAATCTTGTAACAGAAATAGATAAGAAATCTGAAATTGCCATTATGGATTTTATATCCCGAAAATATCCAACACATAATATTCTAACCGAGGAATCCGGTGAGCATAAAAAATATTCGGATTATTTATGGGTGATTGATCCGATTGATGGAACAACAAACTTTGCACACGGTTTGCCAATTTTTTCTGTTTCTATTGGAGTTATGAAAAAGAATGAAATAATTGCCGGAGTTGTTTACGATGTTATGCAAAATATTTTTTATTCTGCGGAAAAGGGGAGTGGTACTTTTGCAAACGATAAGAAAATAAAAGTTAGTGATAATTATAATATTGGTTTGGGAGTTTTAGTTACTGGATTTCCTTACGATGTTGCAGATAATCCTGACAAGGCTTTTGAAAGATTTGAATCACTAACAAAGCAGGCAAGAGCTGTAAGAAGACTCGGTTCTGCAGCAATAGATTTTTGTTATGTTGCTCGCGGAGTGTTTGATGGTTTCTGGGAAGTTTCTTTACAACCCTGGGATATATGTGCAGGAAAATTATTAGTGGAAGAAGCCGGAGGATTGGTTACAGATTTTTCTGGAAATGAAATTGATATCTTTACCTCACAAATTTTGGCAAGCAATAAAAAAATTCATCAACAGATGATTGATGGATTGAAAATTTAG